In a single window of the Patagioenas fasciata isolate bPatFas1 chromosome 22, bPatFas1.hap1, whole genome shotgun sequence genome:
- the SRCIN1 gene encoding SRC kinase signaling inhibitor 1 isoform X8: MSEAELPLGFNRMNRFRQSLPLSRSTSQTKLRSPGVLFLQFGDETRRVHITHEISSMDTLHALIVHMFPQKLTMGMLKSPNTAILIKDESRNVFYELEDVRDIQDRSIIKIYRKEPLYASFPASHIANGDLRREMVYTSRESSPTRRLNNMSPASHLASGSPPPVLQSSSPSRSRMSYSGGRPPSYAGSPVHHSERLSNLPPAQGVSPSPSAILERRDVKPDEDLAGKNVVLVKNEGLYADPYGMVHEGRLSITSTQSLAGMGDPFGYSGGLYKRGSVRSLSTYSAAALQSELEDSLYKPNAPIYGETYAPALGFRMPPSSPQKMADGRLVDVQPGQSPHSPYSGPPSRSSPVRQSFRKDSCSSVFMESPVNKPRNPGSSGPPELFPGPGDRPLSGFGSPGPAKDTETRERMEAMEKQIASLTGLVQSALLRGSEAETPSEKTEGTNGGTPPSASTSRSGTGTPVPAPPPPSASSTPAGQPTAITRLHMQLHLHDLQQNASDLRNQLQQLKKLQLQNQETVKTMLRRTETEISVRVTDTMRKHEDPLQRQRSLVEEERLRYLNEEELITQQLNDLEKSVEKIQKDLAHNHRLIPVQELEEKAVVLKQLGETLTDLKAQFPSLQSKMRVVLRVEVEAVKFLKEEPNRLDGLLKRCKTVTDTLAQIRRQVDEGVWSSPSTLSQSPKKVPPETDFSKGLDLEMPTSPPVSLHHLTSGTEALGMPSFGHSPPQTQTHPSKSNNPARAPEMVPAKTQTGPETPSKKSADKAVSVEAAERDWEEKRAALTQYSAKDINRLLEETQAELMKAIPDLEFAAKHKQSPGGSSSTASTPEHKPSKPQHAPKSGGKGDPNGRRGSDELTVPRYRTEKPSKSPPPPPPRRSFPSSHGLTTTRSGEVIVTSKKEPGFMKKAESEELETQKPQVKLRRTVSEVVRPASTPPIIASAIKDDDDEDRIIAELEVFQRSSASPFLPKLRSAPLAAAVSPGHAAMWPDGASGAAEGWKAPLAPAGSRAFSLPQIVLTEWVSEPPSPEAEAEVLVERVRSERGDLPGSAAGGELAPRRGRKCRVCPGSSKKSPSATGCPPTSALHPPNTPSQGCALAAAETWGFPSLSRHKMSHPVRGEGGDAALNAASWQGDGSKTCHQGPLDVQPPCPREKGAGEGVMTGTAGRGSGDVPQLPGDRDPPGGARQSARGTSLPPGDSAGVCKAAQREEGSPAPVCPAPHPRAVPRRDPALRGHGEAQDEHHQEQVAAFSSLCSASLGRDSVAPAAGGEGGTEWLCKEQVSPRSVTPRSKICEGTYQRLDSLEETIRELEITISEISSHPAVEFVLPKELRGATGASKEPTGGLGDLKPTSCDNGTVLDLSQPKDDAPKGPSPSKTKPPLLPKPQVPTTPQSGGVSIPAMKMVNPASRLKQSQQGSPDKGKHVKPRMEYMRIQGQQQAARPPKDASETPPSPAVPDKPAAGRTSIPVLTSFGARNSSISF; encoded by the exons ATGTCGGAAGCGGAGCTGCCCCTGGGGTTCAACAGGATGAACCGGTTCCGGCAGAGCTTGCCCTTGTCCCGCTCCACCAGCCAGACCAAGCTGCGGTCACCAG GGGTCCTTTTCCTGCAGTTTGGGGACGAGACGAGGCGCGTCCACATCACCCACGAGATCAGCAGCATGGACACCCTGCACGCCCTCATCGTCCACATGTTCCCCCAGAAGCTCACCATGGGGATGCTGAAGTCTCCCAACACGGCCATCCTTATCAAGGACGAGTCGCGCAACGTCTTCTACGAGCTGGAGGATGTCCG TGATATCCAGGACAGAAGTATCATTAAAATCTACCGGAAAGAGCCACTTTATGCCTCGTTCCCAGCCTCGCACATCGCTAACGGTGACCTGAGG CGGGAGATGGTGTACACGTCCAGGGAGTCCTCCCCCACCCGCCGCCTCAACAACATGTCCCCGGCGTCCCACCTGGCCTCGGGGTCCCCCCCGCCGGTGCTGCAGTCCTCGTCCCCATCCCGCTCCCGCATGTCCTACAGCGGGGGCCGCCCCCCGTCCTACGCCGGCAGCCCCGTCCACCACAGCGAGCGCCTCTCCAACCTGCCCCCTgcccagggggtgtcccccagccccagcgccatCCTGGAGCGGCGGGACGTGAAGCCGGACGAGGACCTGGCCGGGAAGAACGTGGTGCTGGTGAAGAACGAGGGGCTGTACGCCGACCCCTACGGCATGGTGCACGAGGGCCGGCTCAGCATCACCTCCACCCAGTCCCTGGCCGGCATGGGGGACCCTTTTGGCTACTCGGGGGGGCTCTACAAGCGGGGGTCCGTGCGCTCCCTCAGCACCTACTCGGCGGCCGCGCTGCAGTCGGAGCTGGAGGACAGTCTGTACAAACCCAACGCGCCCATCTACGGCGAGACGTACGCACCCGCCTTGGGGTTCCGCATGCCCCCCTCCTCCCCGCAGAAGATGGCCGATGGGCGGCTGGTGGACGTGCAGCCGGGGCAGAGCCCCCACAGCCCCTACTCGGGACCCCCGAGCCGCTCCTCGCCCGTCCGTCAGTCCTTCCGCAAGGATTCCTGCTCTTCGGTCTTCATGGAGAGCCCCGTCAACAAACCGCGCAACCCCGGCTCCTCCGGCCCCCCAGAGCTGTTCCCCGGCCCCGGTGATCGCCCGCTCTCGGGGTTCGGCTCCCCTGGACCGGCCAAGGACACGGAAACGAG GGAGCGCATGGAGGCGATGGAGAAGCAGATTGCCAGCCTGACCGGGCTGGTGCAGAGTGCGCTGCTCCGTGGCTCTGAGGCTGAAACCCCCAG CGAGAAGACAGAAGGCACCAATGGCGGGACCCCCCCATCAGCCT CGACCAGCCGCAGCGGCACGGGGACACCGGTgcctgcgccgccgccgccctcgGCCAGCAGCACGCCGGCGGGCCAGCCCACGGCCATCACCCGCCTGCACATGCAGCTGCACCTGCACGACCTGCAGCAGAACGCCAGCGACCTCCGCaaccagctgcagcagctcaaGAAGCTGCAG CTGCAGAACCAGGAGACGGTGAAGACGATGCTGCGTCGGACGGAGACGGAGATCAGCGTGCGGGTGACAGACACCATGCGCAAGCACGAGGACCCTCTCCAGCGGCAGCGCAGCTTGGTAGAGGAGGAACGCCTGCGGTACCTCAATGAGGAGGAGCTGATCACCCAGCAGCTCAA TGACTTGGAGAAGTCAGTGGAGAAGATCCAGAAGGACTTGGCCCACAACCATCGGCTGATCCCggtgcaggagctggaggagaaggctGTGGTGCTCAAGCAGCTGGGGGAGACGCTGACGGACCTGAAGG CCCAGTTCCCCAGCCTGCAGAGCAAGATGCGGGTGGTGCTGCGGGTGGAGGTGGAAGCCGTCAAGTTCCTGAAGGAGGAGCCCAACCGCCTGGACGGGCTGCTCAAGCGCTGCAAGACGGTGACGGACACGCTCGCCCAGATCCGCAG GCAAGTGGACGAGGGCGtgtggagcagccccagcaccctcaGCCAGTCCCCCAAGAAGGTGCCCCCcgagacagacttcagcaaagggCTGGACCTGGAGATGCCCACCAGCCCCCCCGTCAGCCTCCACCACCTGACATCTGGCACCGAGGCCCTGGGCATGCCCAGCTTTGGCCACAGCCCCCCCCAGACCCAAACCCACCCGTCCAAGAGCAATAACCCTGCCCGAGCTCCGGAGATGGTGCCCGCCAAGACGCAGACGGGGCCCGAGACCCCCAGCAAGAAGAGTGCGGACAAAGCCGTGTCCGTGGAG GCAGCTGAGCGGGACTGGGAGGAGAAGCGGGCGGCGCTGACCCAGTACAGCGCCAAGGACATCAACCGGCTGCTGGAGGAGACGCAGGCCGAGCTGATGAAGGCCATCCCCGACCTGGAGTTCGCTGCCAAGCACAAGCAAAGCccgggcggcagcagcagcacggCCTCCACCCCCGAGCACAAACCCTCCAAACCACAGCACGCACCCAAATCGGGGGGCAAAGGGGACCCCAATGGCCGCCGGGGCTCAG ACGAACTGACGGTGCCGCGGTACCGGACCGAGAAACCCTCCAAATCGCCACCGCCTCCCCCTCCGCGCCGCAGCTTCCCCTCGTCCCACGGGCTGACCACAACCCGCAGCGGCGAAGTCATCGTCACCAGCAAGAAGGAGCCCGGGTTTATGAAG AAAGCCGAGTCGGAGGAGCTGGAGACCCAGAAGCCGCAGGTGAAGCTGAGACGGACGGTGTCGGAGGTGGTGAGGCCGGCGTCCACCCCTCCCATTATCGCCTCTGCCATCAAAGACGACGACGACGAGGACCGCATCATCGCGGAGCTGGAG GTGTTTCAGAGAAGCTCtgcctcccctttcctccccaaGCTCCGTTCCGCTCCGCTCGCGGCTGCCGTCTCCCCTGGGCACGCAGCCAtgtggcccgacggagcctccgGTGCAGCCGAAGGATGGAAG GCGCCGCTGGCCCCGGCGGGGAGCCGGGCGTTCTCCCTCCCGCAGATCGTGCTCACCGAGTGGGTGTCGGAACCGCCGTCCCCCGAAGCCGAGGCGGAGGTTTTGGTGGAAAGGGTCCGCTCGGAGCGCGGGGACCTGCCCGGCAGTgcggcaggaggagagctggCACCCCGGCGGGGAAGGAAATGCCGCGTGTGCCCTGGCAGCTCCAAAAAGTCTCCGTCTGCAACCGGGTGCCCTCCAACCTCggccctgcaccccccaaacaccccatctCAGGGTTGTGCCCTTGCAGCAGCAGAGACTTGGGGGTTCCCATCTCTCTCGAGGCACAAAATGAGCCATCCTGTGCGGGGGGAAggaggggacgctgctctgaACGCTGCCAGCTGGCAAGGAGATGGCAGCAAGACTTGTCACCAAGGTCCCCTGGATGTGCAGCCTCCTTGTCCCCGGGAGAAAGGAGCTGGTGAGGGGGTGATGACCGGCACCGCAGGCAGAGGGTCTGGCGATGTCCCCCAGCTTCCTGGtgacagggaccccccaggaggAGCCAGGCAGAGTGCACGGGGGACATCGCTCCCTCCTGGGGACTCTGCCGGGGTTTGCAAAGCAGCGCAGAGAGAGGAGGGTTCGCCAGCTCCAGTCTGCCCAGCACCACATCCCAGAGCTGTCCCGCGCAGAGACCCAGCCCTGCGGGGACACGGAGAGGCCCAGGATGAGCATCACCAGGAGCAGGTCGCTGCGTTCTCAAGCCTTTGCTCAGCATCACTGGGAAGGGACAGCGTGGCACCGGCTGCTGGGGGAGAAGGTGGCACAGAGTGGCTCTGCAAAGAACAGGTGTCCCCTCGCTCCGTGACTCCGCGCAGCAAGATCTGTGAAGGCACATACCAGCGACTGGATAGCCTGGAAGAAACTATCCGTGAGCTGGAAATCACCATCAGCGAGATCAGCAGCCATCCTGCCGTGGAGTTTGTGCTCCCGAAAGAACTGCGGGGAGCAACGGGAGCCAGCAAGGAGCCCACGGGAGGTCTAGGGGACCTCAAACCCACGAGCTGTGACAATGGGACCGTCCTGGACCTCAGCCAGCCCAAAGATGACGCTCCCAAGGGTCCATCTCCAAGCAAGACCAAGCCACCTCTGCTCCCCAAGCCGCAGGTCCCCACCACACCGCAG AGCGGTGGCGTCTCCATCCCCGCCATGAAGATGGTGAACCCCGCATCCCGCCTGAAGCAGAGCCAGCAGGGCAGCCCCGACAAGGGCAAGCACGTCAAGCCGCGGATGGAGTACATGCGCATCCAGGGCCAGCAGCAG gCCGCTAGACCACCTAAAGATGCTAGCGAGACTCCTCCTTCCCCCGCGGTGCCCGACAAACCCGCCGCTGGCAGGACCTCCATCCCCGTATTGACTTCTTTTGGGGCGAGGAACTCGTCCATCTCCTTCTGA